The Sporichthyaceae bacterium genome has a window encoding:
- a CDS encoding 2-dehydropantoate 2-reductase yields the protein MYVVCGAGAIGGVVAARLAMAGLQVILLARGANEERIRAHGLRLRTPTEDVVVTVPTVTSPQELGPAPDAVALLAVKSQDTFGLARELAQAIGAGCPVVCLQNGVDNERTAARFFDNVYATAVMAPNAHLRPGEFEAYSSPVPGVLEHGRYCGGSDEQLAKLAADLGTAGFESHVVPDVMAAKYGKLLRNLGNAVEVVCGPRSRNGPLTTAAQDEGRACLDRAGIAYRHSSAWSALVTPRQIDGLERAGSSTWQSIERGRSTETDYLNGEIVMIARRAGARAPINSELQRLVASVEARPETVGTYDEAEVVAHALAVEPELPQPTEPTGPATEKECRCAEIQF from the coding sequence ATGTACGTGGTTTGCGGTGCCGGTGCGATCGGCGGGGTCGTGGCCGCGAGGCTGGCCATGGCAGGCCTGCAGGTAATCCTGCTGGCGCGTGGTGCGAACGAGGAGCGAATCCGAGCCCACGGGTTGCGACTGCGCACGCCTACCGAGGACGTGGTGGTGACGGTGCCGACCGTGACCTCCCCGCAGGAGCTGGGACCGGCTCCGGACGCGGTGGCACTGTTGGCGGTCAAGTCGCAGGACACTTTCGGGCTGGCTCGCGAGCTGGCCCAGGCGATCGGCGCGGGCTGCCCGGTGGTTTGTCTGCAGAACGGGGTCGACAACGAGCGCACCGCCGCACGGTTCTTCGACAACGTCTACGCCACCGCCGTGATGGCGCCCAACGCCCATCTGCGCCCCGGTGAGTTCGAGGCATACTCCTCGCCGGTCCCGGGAGTCCTGGAACACGGCCGGTACTGCGGCGGTTCGGACGAGCAGTTGGCGAAGCTGGCGGCCGACCTGGGCACGGCCGGGTTCGAGAGTCACGTCGTGCCCGACGTGATGGCGGCCAAGTACGGCAAGCTGCTGAGGAATCTGGGCAACGCCGTCGAGGTGGTCTGCGGCCCGCGGTCACGGAACGGGCCGTTGACGACGGCGGCCCAGGACGAGGGCCGCGCGTGCCTGGATCGCGCGGGAATCGCCTACCGGCACAGTTCGGCGTGGTCCGCCCTGGTGACACCGCGTCAGATCGACGGCCTGGAACGGGCGGGCAGCTCGACCTGGCAGAGCATCGAACGGGGCCGGAGCACCGAGACCGACTACCTCAACGGGGAAATCGTCATGATCGCCCGCCGCGCCGGGGCCCGGGCACCGATCAACAGCGAACTGCAGCGTCTGGTCGCCAGTGTCGAGGCCAGACCCGAGACAGTCGGCACCTACGACGAGGCCGAGGTCGTGGCCCACGCCCTGGCGGTCGAGCCAGAACTCCCCCAACCCACCGAGCCGACCGGCCCGGCAACAGAGAAGGAATGCAGATGCGCAGAAATTCAGTTCTAG